One genomic segment of Flagellimonas marinaquae includes these proteins:
- a CDS encoding 3'-5' exonuclease, protein MQLQLTKPICFFDLETTGTNVAKDRIVEISILKVYPNGNKESKTWLVNPEMPIPAESEAIHGISDEKVANEPTFKQLSKEIYAMIRDSDLAGFNSDRFDIPLLAEEMLRAGVDFDMKSMVSVDVQTIFHKMEKRTLEAAYKFYCDKNLDDAHSAEADTLATYEVLLAQLERYPELENDIKKLSEFTTRRQNLDFAGFIGLDENDNPIFSFGKHKGKTVDEVMEKEPGYFGWLLNADFPLYTKKVLTQIKLSKLNNKF, encoded by the coding sequence ATGCAATTACAATTGACCAAACCTATCTGTTTTTTCGATTTGGAGACCACCGGTACCAACGTCGCAAAAGATAGAATAGTAGAAATTTCCATTTTAAAAGTATATCCCAATGGAAATAAAGAAAGTAAAACCTGGTTGGTGAACCCGGAAATGCCAATACCGGCAGAATCGGAGGCCATTCACGGAATATCCGACGAAAAGGTGGCCAATGAGCCTACTTTTAAACAATTGTCCAAAGAAATTTACGCAATGATCCGCGATAGCGATTTAGCGGGGTTTAATTCCGATAGGTTCGATATACCGTTATTGGCGGAGGAAATGTTGCGTGCTGGGGTGGATTTTGATATGAAGAGCATGGTTTCCGTAGATGTACAGACCATTTTCCATAAAATGGAAAAAAGAACCTTGGAAGCCGCCTATAAGTTCTATTGCGATAAAAACCTGGACGATGCCCACAGTGCGGAAGCGGATACCCTGGCAACATACGAGGTGTTATTGGCGCAATTGGAGCGTTATCCGGAACTCGAAAACGACATAAAAAAACTATCGGAGTTCACCACAAGAAGACAAAATCTGGATTTTGCAGGTTTTATAGGGCTTGATGAAAACGATAACCCTATATTTTCGTTTGGAAAACACAAAGGAAAAACCGTGGACGAGGTAATGGAAAAAGAACCCGGTTACTTTGGATGGCTCCTAAACGCAGATTTCCCCTTGTACACTAAGAAAGTGCTTACCCAAATAAAGTTGAGCAAGCTCAACAATAAATTTTAG
- a CDS encoding 3-oxoacyl-ACP synthase III family protein, with protein MYNSKIAGLGFYVPENVVTNDDLSKVMDTNDEWIQERTGIKERRHVVKGTDTTTSMGVKAAEKAIERAGIDKNDIDFIVFATLSPDYYFPGPGVLVQRDLGLKTVGALDVRNQCSGFVYGISVADQYIKSGMYKNVLVIGSELHSHGLDMTTRGRGVSVIFGDGAGAAVLTREEDTSKGILSTHLHSEGQHAEELSLIAPGMGKRWVTDIIEDADSEDTSYFPYMNGQFVFKNAVVRFSEVIMEGLQTNDLKPEDIDMLIPHQANLRISQFIQKKFGLKDDQVFNNIMKYGNTTAASIPIALTEAWEEGKIKEGDVVVLAAFGSGFTWGSAIIRW; from the coding sequence ATGTACAATTCCAAGATTGCTGGACTAGGTTTTTACGTCCCTGAAAATGTGGTCACCAACGATGATCTGTCCAAAGTAATGGACACGAATGATGAATGGATTCAAGAGCGTACCGGGATAAAGGAAAGACGCCACGTGGTCAAAGGTACCGATACCACTACTTCTATGGGGGTCAAAGCAGCCGAAAAGGCGATTGAGCGTGCCGGTATAGACAAGAACGATATTGATTTTATTGTATTTGCCACATTGAGTCCTGATTATTATTTTCCTGGGCCTGGGGTATTGGTTCAGCGAGACCTGGGACTAAAAACAGTGGGCGCTTTGGATGTACGCAACCAATGTTCGGGTTTTGTTTACGGAATCTCCGTGGCAGACCAATATATTAAAAGTGGCATGTACAAAAATGTACTTGTAATTGGTTCCGAACTGCATTCGCATGGGTTGGATATGACCACAAGGGGCAGGGGAGTGTCCGTAATTTTTGGAGATGGTGCCGGTGCTGCCGTGCTTACCCGGGAAGAGGATACCTCCAAAGGTATCTTATCCACCCACTTACATTCCGAAGGTCAACATGCCGAAGAGCTTTCCTTGATCGCCCCTGGCATGGGCAAACGTTGGGTTACCGATATTATCGAAGATGCCGATTCCGAGGATACTTCATATTTTCCTTATATGAACGGCCAGTTTGTGTTTAAAAATGCCGTGGTTCGATTCAGTGAAGTGATCATGGAAGGATTACAAACGAATGATTTAAAACCAGAGGATATCGATATGCTGATTCCGCATCAGGCCAATTTGCGTATCTCACAATTCATACAAAAGAAATTTGGTCTAAAAGATGATCAGGTGTTCAACAACATCATGAAATATGGAAATACTACCGCAGCATCCATTCCCATTGCCTTGACAGAGGCTTGGGAGGAAGGAAAAATCAAAGAAGGAGATGTAGTGGTGTTGGCCGCTTTTGGCAGTGGTTTTACATGGGGGAGTGCCATAATTCGGTGGTAA
- the recR gene encoding recombination mediator RecR, whose translation MEFSSKLLENAVYEMSQLPGIGKRTALRLVLHLLKQPEERTELMAHALLKLRTEVNFCRNCHNISDTEVCEICANPKRDETMVCVVEDIRDVMAIENTSQYNGLYHVLGGKISPMEGVGPQDLNIPSLIKKVKDGTVKELILALSSTMEGDTTNFYIYKQLEGLEVATSTIARGISVGDELEYADEVTLGRSIINRVPFETSIKAN comes from the coding sequence ATGGAATTTTCATCTAAGCTATTGGAAAATGCGGTTTACGAGATGTCCCAATTGCCCGGAATCGGGAAGCGGACGGCATTGCGATTGGTGCTGCACCTTCTAAAACAGCCCGAGGAAAGAACCGAGCTTATGGCCCATGCCTTGCTTAAGTTGAGAACCGAAGTAAACTTTTGCAGGAACTGCCATAATATTTCCGATACCGAAGTGTGCGAAATCTGTGCCAACCCCAAACGAGACGAAACCATGGTATGTGTTGTAGAGGATATCAGGGATGTTATGGCCATAGAAAATACCTCGCAGTACAATGGATTGTACCATGTTCTCGGAGGGAAGATTTCGCCAATGGAAGGCGTTGGTCCCCAAGATTTGAATATACCGTCCCTAATAAAAAAAGTGAAGGACGGAACCGTGAAAGAATTAATTTTGGCCTTGAGCTCCACCATGGAAGGTGATACCACCAATTTCTATATATATAAGCAATTGGAAGGGCTGGAAGTCGCCACCTCCACAATTGCACGGGGTATTTCGGTAGGTGATGAATTGGAATATGCAGATGAGGTTACTTTGGGAAGAAGTATCATTAACAGGGTGCCTTTTGAAACCTCTATTAAAGCAAATTAA
- a CDS encoding TonB-dependent receptor domain-containing protein yields MKNVSFLFALFLCMALPKTLSANDPGSALGSINGTVVDELSKQPVAYAAVVIKSEDGSQTITGSITTENGTFEIDKLPDGTFLFEVQFIGYKTYSQKLVIAKGKRNLNIGTVTLIEETKELEGVELVAERTTIEQRVDRKVINVGKDLTTAGATASDIMNNIPSVNVDSQTGDISLRGNSNVRVMVDGKLSNIPVAQLLRQIPSTAIKSIELITNPSAKYNPEGMSGIINIVLHKNANIGFNGNVNLGLTKGIEAKFNSSIDMNYRNGKFNLYGNYGNNIGKWVNDGSILRTEENSLQEFDFFNNNKSHLYKLGVDFYLNDKNTISFFTNQNIFEGEGTGSTEVSYFNDPSRNVNQLFLDDSNNRSEQYNFDYKLDFNKEGHNIELEIDHNQFESEQDADFSSTGASTYPNYMDFVDTERTQTTANLDYVNPLDSISKLELGLESRNFETEVDYSSTGQSFNSNGNLVPTPSTKFIYDMDIYSAYATFGQSYERWSYQVGVRLEDVQVKADTNAVRAFTDKYTEIYPSAFVTYKPNEKDQLQVSYSRRVDRPGLQQVNPIREFATPLISSFGNPNLVPQFTSSYEANYTKRIKNGSVTGGVFYRSITDEINRAVYIDRLDLNKTILTFDNFDKTSAYGIELSTNYRPTKWWNINGSFDLVSQTQRGITETLNATGPTPSEQDIVEQRVEVDNTAWNLRMNNSFTVTKKLTLQAFGFYRGRNKSIQFDAEPMYFVNLGARYSFAEGKGTLSFNYNDIFNTMRFAFDGDFPYAQEGGFNWESNNVYVGLSYRFGSGKYRAKQRKRRDDNTKQGSGGIL; encoded by the coding sequence ATGAAAAATGTGAGCTTTCTTTTTGCACTTTTTCTGTGCATGGCACTCCCTAAAACTTTATCTGCAAACGACCCTGGCAGCGCCTTGGGTTCCATTAATGGAACCGTTGTCGATGAACTATCCAAACAACCTGTCGCTTATGCGGCCGTGGTAATCAAATCCGAAGATGGCAGCCAGACCATAACCGGTAGCATCACCACCGAAAACGGAACTTTTGAAATAGATAAACTCCCCGATGGCACTTTCCTTTTCGAAGTTCAATTTATTGGATATAAAACCTATTCCCAAAAACTGGTAATTGCGAAAGGAAAACGAAACCTCAATATAGGCACTGTAACCCTTATTGAAGAAACCAAAGAGCTGGAAGGTGTGGAACTGGTGGCCGAACGGACCACCATAGAACAGCGCGTAGACCGAAAAGTTATTAATGTTGGTAAAGATCTGACCACTGCAGGTGCAACCGCTTCCGATATTATGAACAACATACCCTCTGTGAATGTGGATTCCCAAACTGGTGACATTAGCCTAAGGGGAAATTCCAATGTACGGGTAATGGTAGATGGCAAATTGTCCAACATACCAGTGGCGCAATTGCTAAGACAGATTCCCTCCACTGCCATTAAATCCATAGAATTGATCACCAATCCGTCCGCCAAATACAATCCTGAGGGCATGAGCGGTATCATTAATATTGTACTGCACAAAAATGCAAATATCGGTTTTAACGGTAATGTAAATTTAGGTCTTACCAAGGGTATCGAAGCCAAATTCAATAGCTCCATAGATATGAACTATCGCAACGGAAAATTCAATTTGTACGGAAACTACGGAAATAACATTGGCAAATGGGTAAACGATGGAAGCATTCTTCGTACCGAGGAAAACTCACTACAAGAGTTTGATTTTTTCAACAACAACAAATCACACCTTTACAAATTGGGAGTGGATTTTTACCTGAATGATAAAAACACCATCTCCTTTTTCACCAACCAAAATATTTTTGAGGGCGAAGGAACCGGAAGTACGGAGGTATCCTATTTTAACGACCCATCTCGCAACGTGAACCAATTGTTCCTGGACGATTCCAATAACCGAAGTGAACAGTACAATTTTGATTACAAACTTGATTTTAACAAAGAGGGGCACAACATTGAACTGGAAATAGACCACAACCAGTTCGAAAGCGAACAAGATGCGGATTTTAGCTCAACCGGCGCATCTACCTATCCAAATTATATGGATTTTGTGGATACGGAGAGAACGCAGACTACGGCAAACTTGGATTACGTTAATCCTTTGGACAGCATTTCCAAGCTCGAACTTGGCCTCGAATCCAGAAACTTTGAGACCGAAGTGGACTACTCCTCTACCGGGCAATCGTTCAATAGCAATGGTAATTTGGTACCCACCCCCTCCACAAAGTTTATTTACGACATGGATATTTATTCCGCATATGCCACTTTTGGCCAATCTTACGAGCGTTGGTCCTATCAAGTGGGTGTTCGCCTAGAAGATGTTCAGGTAAAAGCGGATACCAATGCGGTACGAGCCTTTACCGATAAGTACACGGAAATCTATCCCTCGGCATTTGTTACGTACAAGCCCAACGAAAAAGACCAGCTCCAAGTAAGCTATAGCAGAAGGGTAGATCGTCCAGGCCTACAACAAGTAAATCCTATCAGGGAATTTGCCACGCCTCTGATATCTTCCTTCGGAAATCCAAATTTGGTACCGCAGTTCACCAGTTCCTACGAAGCCAATTATACCAAAAGAATAAAGAACGGTAGTGTTACAGGCGGAGTCTTTTATAGAAGTATTACCGACGAAATCAACAGAGCCGTGTACATAGATCGCTTGGATTTGAACAAAACCATTCTGACTTTCGATAATTTTGATAAAACCTCGGCCTACGGAATTGAACTTTCCACCAATTATCGCCCCACTAAATGGTGGAATATAAATGGTAGTTTCGACCTTGTTTCGCAAACGCAAAGAGGAATAACAGAAACCTTGAACGCTACCGGGCCAACACCTAGCGAGCAGGACATCGTGGAACAACGGGTGGAGGTTGACAATACGGCATGGAACCTACGGATGAACAATAGCTTTACGGTAACAAAAAAGCTAACGCTACAAGCCTTTGGTTTCTACCGTGGAAGAAACAAAAGTATACAGTTCGATGCAGAACCCATGTACTTTGTGAACTTGGGAGCTCGCTACAGCTTTGCCGAGGGCAAAGGCACCCTTAGCTTTAATTACAACGACATTTTCAATACCATGCGGTTTGCTTTTGATGGAGATTTTCCATATGCCCAAGAAGGCGGTTTTAACTGGGAAAGCAATAATGTTTACGTTGGACTCTCCTATCGTTTTGGAAGTGGAAAGTATCGTGCCAAGCAACGTAAAAGAAGAGACGACAACACTAAGCAAGGTAGCGGTGGAATCCTATAA
- a CDS encoding Hpt domain-containing protein — translation MIYNLDKINEMAEGDEEFITSVISVFLEEVPEDLDSLEKAIHSKDYENIYKLAHKIKPNVDILGMEQTRAKALEIETLGKTTGSMQEIEATFPILKKDVLQVVTELKNDFNL, via the coding sequence ATGATTTACAACCTCGATAAGATAAATGAAATGGCGGAAGGTGATGAGGAATTTATCACCTCTGTAATTTCTGTGTTTTTGGAAGAAGTGCCGGAGGATTTGGACAGTCTGGAAAAAGCTATTCATTCCAAGGACTACGAAAACATATATAAGCTCGCACACAAAATCAAGCCCAATGTGGATATTTTGGGCATGGAGCAGACCAGGGCCAAGGCGCTGGAAATAGAAACCTTGGGAAAAACGACCGGGAGCATGCAAGAAATAGAGGCAACCTTCCCTATTCTAAAAAAAGATGTGCTCCAAGTGGTCACGGAATTAAAAAACGACTTTAATTTATAG
- a CDS encoding CoA-binding protein, which translates to MQKTLVVGASTNPRRYSNTAIRRLVDNKIETTAFGIRGGTVSGVQVKDNWSDFQNIETVTLYLNPKNQKEYYKNILDLNPKRVIFNPGTENPEFYQILQNKGVEVEVACTLVLLATGQY; encoded by the coding sequence ATGCAAAAAACACTTGTTGTAGGGGCTTCTACAAACCCGAGAAGATACAGTAACACAGCAATTCGTAGGCTGGTCGATAACAAAATTGAAACAACCGCATTTGGGATACGTGGGGGAACTGTATCAGGGGTGCAAGTTAAGGATAACTGGAGTGATTTTCAAAATATTGAGACGGTAACTTTATATCTTAACCCAAAAAACCAAAAGGAATATTATAAAAATATACTGGACCTTAACCCCAAAAGGGTCATTTTTAATCCCGGGACCGAGAACCCTGAGTTTTATCAAATCCTTCAAAATAAGGGTGTTGAGGTGGAGGTCGCCTGTACTTTGGTGCTGCTTGCTACTGGGCAGTACTAG
- a CDS encoding dihydrolipoamide acetyltransferase family protein: MSKFELKLPQMGESVAEATLTTWLKEVGDTIEMDEAVFEIATDKVDSEVPSEVEGVLLEKRFDVDDVIKVGEVVAVIQVEGEVDNVADDAGVQEARAEESAEAPAMELEAQMAGVKESVSASAPDFSSSDRFYSPLVKNIAKEEKVSMDELEAIVGTGKEGRVTKNDIMAYLENRSNGNKVNQPTTQQTEAKEERVSAQQPVQTKSADKPMAAKVPVKAGDEVIPLSRMGKLIAHHMVESISTSAHVQSFVEVDVTNVVNWRNKVKNAFQQREGEKLTFTPIFMEAVAMALKKFPMMNISLDGDNVIKKKNINLGMAAALPDGNLIVPVIKNADQLNLVGMAKTVNDLANRARNNQLKPDEIKDGTYTVTNVGSFGSVFGTPIINQPQVGILALGAIRKIPAVIETDQGEYIGIRSKMYLSHSYDHRVVNGALGGMFVKSVADYLEAWDINREI, from the coding sequence ATGTCAAAATTTGAATTGAAATTACCGCAAATGGGTGAGAGTGTTGCAGAAGCTACACTGACTACTTGGCTTAAGGAAGTGGGCGATACCATAGAGATGGACGAAGCCGTCTTTGAAATTGCTACGGACAAAGTGGACTCCGAAGTTCCCAGTGAAGTAGAGGGGGTGTTGTTGGAAAAGCGGTTCGATGTAGACGATGTAATTAAAGTAGGAGAAGTTGTTGCCGTGATCCAAGTGGAGGGAGAGGTGGACAACGTTGCAGACGATGCCGGTGTCCAAGAAGCCCGGGCGGAAGAATCTGCCGAGGCCCCAGCAATGGAACTGGAAGCTCAAATGGCAGGGGTAAAGGAATCCGTATCTGCATCCGCTCCCGATTTTTCCAGCTCCGATAGGTTTTATTCGCCCTTGGTAAAAAACATAGCCAAAGAAGAAAAAGTTTCCATGGATGAATTGGAAGCTATTGTGGGCACAGGAAAAGAAGGCCGGGTAACCAAGAATGATATAATGGCCTATTTGGAAAACCGATCCAATGGCAATAAGGTGAACCAGCCCACAACACAGCAAACAGAGGCTAAAGAGGAAAGGGTTTCCGCTCAACAACCAGTACAAACTAAGTCAGCGGATAAGCCGATGGCCGCCAAAGTACCTGTTAAAGCAGGTGATGAGGTAATCCCTCTTTCCCGAATGGGTAAATTGATCGCCCATCATATGGTGGAAAGTATCTCCACATCGGCTCACGTTCAAAGTTTTGTCGAGGTGGACGTAACCAATGTGGTCAACTGGAGAAACAAGGTGAAAAATGCCTTCCAACAGCGCGAAGGAGAGAAATTGACCTTTACTCCAATATTTATGGAAGCTGTGGCCATGGCCCTTAAAAAGTTTCCGATGATGAACATTTCCTTGGATGGGGACAATGTTATCAAAAAGAAAAATATCAACCTAGGTATGGCAGCTGCCCTGCCCGATGGAAATTTGATTGTTCCCGTAATTAAAAATGCCGATCAACTAAACTTGGTGGGTATGGCCAAAACAGTCAACGATTTGGCCAACAGGGCAAGGAATAATCAGTTAAAACCGGATGAGATCAAGGATGGGACCTACACGGTAACCAACGTAGGTTCTTTTGGTAGTGTTTTTGGAACGCCGATCATAAATCAGCCACAAGTTGGCATCCTTGCATTGGGGGCAATTAGAAAAATACCAGCGGTTATAGAGACGGACCAAGGTGAGTATATTGGAATACGCAGTAAAATGTATCTTTCCCATAGCTACGACCACAGAGTGGTAAATGGTGCTCTGGGAGGAATGTTCGTAAAATCGGTGGCCGATTATTTGGAAGCTTGGGACATAAACAGGGAAATATAA
- a CDS encoding fumarylacetoacetate hydrolase family protein has translation MKLICIGRNYVDHIKELSNERPEEPVVFIKPDSAILPKEQDFYIPEFSNDVHYEVEVLIKIKKVGKHISREFAHKYFDEVGLGIDFTARDLQGKLKAKGLPWEKAKGFDGAAIVGKWLSKERFKDMDNLNFSLQKNDQTVQAGNTSLMLWKIDEIIAHVSQYFMLKKGDIIFTGTPAGVGKVSPNDYLVGLLEGEKMFDINVR, from the coding sequence ATGAAGCTGATTTGTATTGGACGTAATTATGTGGACCACATCAAAGAGTTGAGCAACGAACGTCCGGAAGAGCCCGTGGTGTTCATAAAGCCGGATTCTGCAATTTTGCCCAAAGAGCAGGATTTTTATATCCCGGAATTTTCCAACGATGTCCATTACGAAGTAGAAGTGTTGATCAAGATCAAAAAAGTGGGAAAACATATTTCGCGCGAGTTTGCCCATAAATATTTTGACGAAGTAGGGCTGGGCATCGATTTTACAGCGCGAGATCTACAGGGCAAGTTAAAGGCCAAAGGCCTCCCTTGGGAAAAAGCCAAAGGTTTTGATGGTGCCGCCATAGTTGGAAAGTGGCTGTCCAAGGAAAGGTTCAAGGATATGGACAACCTTAATTTTTCATTACAAAAGAACGACCAAACGGTACAAGCAGGAAATACCTCTTTAATGTTGTGGAAGATAGATGAGATCATAGCCCATGTTTCCCAGTATTTTATGTTGAAAAAAGGAGATATCATCTTTACAGGTACGCCGGCCGGTGTTGGTAAAGTAAGCCCAAATGACTACCTTGTAGGTTTATTGGAAGGAGAAAAAATGTTTGATATTAATGTAAGATAA
- a CDS encoding sodium:solute symporter, which translates to MSATQILLLIGAYFLVLILISYFTGKNDSNADFFKAGKQSPWYVVAFGMVGASLSGVTFISVPGWVGDSQLTYMQVVLGYLVGYFVVAYVLLPLYYKLNLTSIYEYLLERFGKVSHKTGAFFFFISRVLGAAFRLYLVAIVLQQFVFDDLGVRFEFTVVISILLIWIYTNKGGIKTIVWTDTLQTLFMILAVILSIIMINQELGWSFGEFLASEELKNYNDFWVTDSFLDRSYFIKSFVGGMFVTICMTGLDQDMMQKNLTCKSLKDAQKNMVSFSFVLVGVTFLFMLLGALLYIFAQREGIGIPLMDGSPKTDLLFPEIALNGGLGLALSVTFMLGLIAAAYSSADSALTSLTTSFCVDFLNVQQMGDQEQKKIRKRTHIVMSLMLILVIIAFKYILSSNVIDSLLTVAGYTYGPLLGLFAFGIFTKHKIKDNYVWIVALVSVVSIVCIANIPASYLGGYQVGYELLPLNGLLTFIGLWLIRKKEPLPNTSTAQ; encoded by the coding sequence ATGTCAGCCACCCAAATTCTATTGTTGATAGGCGCGTATTTTTTGGTGCTTATCCTTATCTCTTACTTTACTGGTAAAAACGACTCCAACGCCGATTTTTTTAAGGCGGGCAAACAATCTCCTTGGTACGTGGTCGCCTTTGGAATGGTGGGCGCATCACTGTCCGGGGTTACGTTTATATCGGTTCCCGGTTGGGTCGGTGACAGCCAATTGACCTACATGCAAGTAGTTTTGGGATATCTGGTCGGCTATTTTGTGGTCGCTTATGTGCTTTTGCCACTGTACTACAAGCTGAACCTCACCTCTATTTATGAGTATCTTTTGGAGCGATTTGGCAAAGTAAGCCACAAGACCGGCGCATTTTTCTTTTTTATCTCGAGGGTTTTGGGCGCAGCTTTCAGATTGTACCTTGTAGCCATTGTTCTGCAACAATTCGTTTTTGATGACCTTGGGGTACGTTTTGAATTTACGGTGGTAATTTCCATTTTACTGATTTGGATCTACACCAATAAAGGCGGCATAAAGACCATAGTTTGGACAGACACTCTGCAAACGCTTTTTATGATCTTGGCCGTAATCCTATCCATAATTATGATCAACCAAGAATTGGGATGGAGCTTTGGTGAGTTTTTAGCCTCTGAAGAATTAAAAAATTATAATGATTTTTGGGTGACCGATAGTTTTCTCGATAGAAGTTACTTTATCAAATCTTTTGTGGGAGGTATGTTCGTTACCATTTGCATGACAGGCCTTGACCAAGATATGATGCAAAAGAACCTTACCTGCAAATCACTGAAAGATGCACAAAAAAACATGGTATCCTTTAGTTTTGTTCTGGTCGGGGTAACATTTTTGTTTATGCTTTTGGGTGCATTGCTCTATATTTTTGCACAGCGAGAAGGTATTGGCATTCCATTGATGGATGGTTCGCCCAAAACAGATTTACTCTTCCCGGAAATTGCTTTGAACGGGGGGCTCGGCCTGGCCTTGTCCGTTACTTTTATGTTGGGACTTATAGCAGCGGCATACAGTAGCGCGGACAGCGCCCTTACTTCCTTGACCACATCTTTCTGTGTGGACTTCTTAAATGTTCAGCAAATGGGGGATCAAGAGCAAAAAAAGATCAGAAAACGAACCCACATTGTAATGAGCCTGATGCTTATTTTGGTGATCATAGCCTTTAAATATATATTGAGCAGCAACGTAATAGATAGCCTGTTGACCGTTGCAGGGTATACTTACGGCCCTTTATTGGGACTTTTTGCATTCGGCATCTTCACCAAGCACAAGATCAAGGACAATTATGTATGGATCGTGGCCCTCGTGTCCGTTGTATCCATAGTTTGTATCGCCAATATTCCCGCCTCTTACCTAGGAGGATACCAAGTTGGCTACGAACTTTTGCCGCTAAATGGCTTGTTGACCTTTATTGGTTTATGGTTAATACGAAAAAAAGAACCGTTGCCCAACACTAGTACTGCCCAGTAG